gtttatcgaggtagggtctcactctggcccaggctgacctagaattcactccgtatctcagggtagcctcgaactcattgtgatcctcctacctctgccacctgagtgttgggattaaaggcatgcaccaccatgcccagctgcaattCATTCTTTACCCACCAGACAACTGGGAACTCCCATACCAGCAGCAGTAAAACCCAAAGACTCATTTCTTGGCCAATGTGCCAAGaaatggcattaaaaaaaatcttcaatggTTACTCATTTGGTTTGAGTGTGGGCAGGAAGCAAAAGCAGATCCATAACGCTGGGCCCAGCAATGGCTGCATGAAGATGGAGGTGACAGGAATCAGTGGTGGCCTCTCAGGATTGAAAACCCATAGGCAAGCTTGTGGCAAAGCCAttagaactttttcttttctcttaataaTAATCTGATTGTCCCAAACAGAAAGCCTTAGCACCAACatgacaaaggacccaggtggagTGAAGAGTTGGGCACTGGAGGCCAGGTACCTGGGACCACTGCCATAGtacccctctcttccttcttcataCAAActcacatgcaaaacaaaaagcCTTCAAAAAGAATCCTTTGGGTGATCTTTTGTGCAGCTAGAGGCACCTGTGAATGATAAGGCTACTGAGAAGCAACATTGGCCTGATCCTGGCACTTTCATGGACAGAGGAAGTCTCACAAACAGTGCATCATCCCACACAGGATTATCCTCAAGTGCCTTCTCTTAGGCAGAAAAGCAGCTCAACCATCAGTTATATATGCCCTGCTAAGGCTGTACCAGAGACATCATGCCCAAGCCAAGAAAAGTAATGGAGCCTCCAGGGGAGCTACAAGAGCTCAAATTGCCCAAGTCCTGCTCATGAAAGAATGGAGTCCAGGCCTGAGTATATCACTTGTGACAAACTCTAAAAAGGGCTGAGAGGGgtctgagcctcaaaccaggcagGATAATGTTTGACCTACCAGCCGACTGCGATGGCAGCTACAGACACCATCTAAGACTTCAGCTCATGGAGGAACCACCAACTCCATCCGTATACCCCACCCTTAGTGCAAGCCCACTTGTACACTTACAGATGTAACTATGTAAGCTGTATGAGGCCTTGTACAAGTGCCCCATCCATGTATGTAAGATTGACCCACAAAATCCAAAATTGCAAAGTGTCAGATGCCAGCCAGAACACCCAGGCCTTAGGAATGGGCTGCTCAGTGTGGGAGCCTCACATGGGCCAGGCCTGGCTGGGTTGCTGCTCCCTTCCCAGCATGCTCCAAGCACCATCTCTAGGCGGTGGCAATGGTAGGCTCCTGGGGCCCTGTTTGACCTGTTCCTTCTGTGCTCAATGCTCCTGTACAGCCAGAAGTTTCTGTGGCCCTTGGAGAGCTGGGTGTCTGAGCCCCAAGGCCCTCACCACCCTGCTCCTTGGAGGCAGTGGCAGCCTCCAGCCTCCGCTCAGGGCCAATGTCAGTAAGAGGGCCCTGGCCACCAGCACTCAAGTCCTGTACCCGCTTGTTCAGGTCATTGCGCTCTGTCTGCAATGCCCGACATAGCTTCTCCAGGCGCTGAATTTTCACCTGCAGGCTTTCAAGTTCTTTGTCTCGAAGTGTTTTCTAGggagagaaaaacatgacatAAATGAAACAGTTATTTCTAAAGTACCAggagaagctgagcatggtggcacacacctgtaatctcagcacatgggaggcagaggtagaagaattgctgtgagttcaatgtcaccctgagactacatagtaaattccaggtcagactgagctagtaagaccctacctcaaaaaaaaaataagccagatgtacaaggtggcacatacatctggattatatggggggctggagagatagcttagtggttaaacgcttgcttgtgaagcctaaggatcccggttcgaggcttgattccccaggacccacattagcagccagatgcacaagggggtgcatgcgtctggagttcgtttgcagtggctggaggtcctggaccacccattccttctctctctctctgtcactctcaagtaaataaattttaaaaattcaaataaataaattttaaaaattatttaaaaaaacaactaggAGAGGTCAGAGGCAGAAGCTTTCCCCTTCTAATAGACAGTCCTGGTTTAGGCATGACTTGGATGTCAAAGTAGTATTCCTCCAGTTATCTACTAGATCATGGCAAAGTACTTGGTTTTCTGCCTATCTTAGTGTAAAACAGgactactagggctggagagatggcttaatggttgaggcgattgccttgcaaagccgaagaatgcttgtttgaatctccaggtcccaggtagccAGATGCCAATGTGACGCAAgcatgcagtgttgcacatgcgcacaaggggacgcacatgtctaagagttcattcacaatggctgaaaggccctggtgcgcccattctctctcaaaaataatttttttttaagtgaaaacagTACTAATTCCAACCTCAGATCTCAAAAGTTTCCAAGAAACATTTGGCAGGAAATAAAGTCTCTAggatggatgtggtggtgcacacatttaacctttaatcccagcactcagaggaagaagagttcaaggccaccctgagattacatagtgaatttcaggtcagcctggactacagtgagaccctaccttgaaaaacaaaaacaaacaaacaaaaattatctctgcttggtgcatgcctttaatcccagcactctggaggcagagataggagatcactgtgagtttgaggccatcctgaaactacataatgaattccaggtcaacatgggctagggTGACacaccaccttgaaaaaccaaaataaataaataaaaccaaaaaacagctgggtgttctggcacacgcctttaatcccagcactcgggaggcagagctaggaggctcgctgtgaattcgaggccaccctgagactacatagtgaattccggtcagcctgggctaaagtgagattcaacctcagaaaaccaaaaaagaaagggctggagagatggcttagtggttgggacacttgtctgcgaagcctaaggacccaggtttgattttccagtacccacataagccagatgtacaaggtggcacatacatctggagtttgtttgcagtggctagagacactggggcacctgttctttttttttttttctctctctcacacacagaaaaaaaagcaaacctcACTCAAGTCAACAGAAACCAAGTTGAGTGCTGGtgagggcacacacctttaatctcaacactgggaaggctgaggtaggaggatgactgtgagtatCTATGGATGTATATATGGGCATGTCTGACCTGCAGTTGCTCCACCAATGCCATTTCCTTTCTTCTACATTACGAGGCACAGTAACAAATTATCTGGGTTGCTCCATATGTGAACTACACAAATCATTAGcactcccatttctttttttcctgcttcTTCAACCTTTTCTTCCATTTGCTGCCTTAAGTTCCATTTTAGACCTAACACAAAACTGCCTATCTTTCCTATGGAGAGACAGTTGTCACTATCTTTACAATAGGATAAATAAGCATACGAATCCCAGCTCCACTTCATGCCATAGCATCACTGGctgggaaaagagagaggaaaagtccTGACAGACCATAACCACATGCTCTAGCCTGTCATCCTCCACTCACCTCCTCAGCCATTTCAAGCAGGGCTTTGTTGCTGCTTTCCCAGCGTGATCGATACATGGTGGTTTCTTTCTCAAGCTTCTTGATCTTCTTGGTCATCTGTTATATGACAGATGGAAGGAAAGGTCAGAGTTGGATTGCTGGCACATCTGTGTTtccaaagaagggagagaatacTCACTGCATTTGGCCAGCAATTTTGAATGAAGTGGCTGATGCCTGTGCAGCCACCCATGGCCAGAACTCAGTGGTTACCTTTTCCATTTCCTGTTTGAAAGTGGTGAACACCTCGCTGCTTTTGGAAAGTGTGTTCTGAAATTCCTCAAACTTCTCTGTATATAGGGCAAGCTATGGGAGGAAGTACAGTGAAGGTTAGGATGGGTGAAGAGCAGTTAAGCAGTATATCCAGGAAGCAACCTCTGGGCCACACCTAGTCTTTCCCTGGGTCTTTTGACCTAACATTTGTACTAGACTAGACTACAGCCAAGTATCTGGAAAGATATAATCCAAAATGCTGAACATGAAAAGAAGGTTTGGGTGTGGTGATAATGTATGagaccctgttttgttttgtttttttccttttaaggtagggtctcactctagcccaagctgacctggaattcactgtgtagtcttagggaggcctggaactcacaatgatcctccgaccttggcctcctgagagctgggattaatgtcaagtgccaccatgccaagctagaCCCTCTTaaaaaatatcaatttatttgcaagcagaaagattagacaagaaagaagagacagaatgggtatgcatgggtctccagctactgcaaacaaactccagattcacgtgtatctggctttacataggtactggggaactgaaccctggtcatgttagccactaagccatctctccagccctgaacccttttgaaaaaaagaaatactaggcTAGGTAATCCCAATACTTAGGAGGAACAGGCAGGAAGATCTTAAAAAGTTTTTAGAGGTCAGATTGGACTACAAAATGATTTTGGTGGCAgctagggctacatagcaagaccctatctcaaaaaaaaaaaaacaaaaaaaaaaacccaggctaAATTGAAGTCAACACAAGAGTTGGAGAAGAGCCAGTCTTAGAATGAGGGTCCTGCTTTACCCCTCCATAATTCAGCCCAAGGTCCAGGGTCCAGTCTTACCTGCTGCTTCAAGTGGGTCTCCTGCTGTTTCATTAGCTCACACATCCTCTGGGACTCCACTGCCTCTTTCAGGAGCTGTTTCCAAGACAGGACCCCACACTCTGTCAGAAAACCTTGGGGGTTGCATTGGCTTTCTTGAGCCACAAGCACAGGACCCACTGAAGCTACCTGCTCTCAGACTATTGTCTGTGCAGACAGTGACTGGACTAGCCAGGCAAAACCTCTCCCATCCATATGAACTTGATTCTGAGCTAAGTCAGAGCCCAGCCCACTTCTGTGTAGCTCCCACCAGCCCAGGGGCCTGAGCCTCACAAAGTCCTTCTCCCGCTGGTGCCGCTCCTCTGCCTCCTTCAGCATCTCCTGGGCCTGCTGGAGCTTAGCATCCACCAGCTGCTGCTGCAGATCCTTGTGTTTGAAGACTTTGTCGATATGCTGCAGAAAGGTATTGGAAAGACCATGCTTGTCAGGAGTTCCCTTTCTCAGAGAAGCCCCATCTACAGAGAACAGAGCGCTTTGTCTAATATCTCATCTCAAGCTGACACACTGGGCTTCCACAAGTACCACAGGAGTTCATGGGTAGAATAAGCTGTCCAAGCCAAGCAATAAATTCGATCAAACCTCTggccccactgaaaacaaactccaaatgcatgcatcaccttgtgcatctggctttatgtggattctggggaactgaacgcaggttgctaggctttgcaggcaagcgctttaactgctgagctatctctctagcccttgaactacttctttttatatattatattatttatttatttgaggaggggaggtaggcaggcaggcagagaatggatgtgccagggtcttcagctgctgcaaatgaactccaaatgcatgtggtaccttgtgcatctggcttacatgattcctggagaagtgaacctagcagtcctctggctttgtaaacaagcgccttaactgctaagccatctctccagccctggacttcttttttgaggtagggtcttgctctagctcaggttgacctggaattcaccatgtagtctcagggtggcctcgaacttacagtgatcctcctacctctgcctctctccggagggctgggattaaaggcatgcaccaccatgcctggcttaatttaccttttatctttttttttttttaaactagattCCACTGAGGCATTTTATTCATAtgtatgctttcttttcttctttttttaatttttatttgagagagacagacagacagagaaagaggcagatagatagagaatgggcacataagactcgagccactgcaaacaaactctagatgcatgtgccaccttgtgcatctggcttatgtgggtcctggggaatcgagccttgaactggggtccttaggctccacatgcaagtgcttaagtgctaagccatctttctttctttctttttttaaaattatttttgttttatgtttatttatttgaaagtgacagacagagaaagaggcagagagagagagagagcgagacagagggagagagagagagagaatgggcacgccagggcctccagccactgcaaacgaactccagatgcatgtgcccccttgtgcatctggctaatgtgggtcctggggaatcgagcctcgaaccagggtccttaggcttcacaggcaagtgcgtaactgctaagccatctctccagtcctctttctttATACCCCTAGAAAAATAATCCCAGGACTTTCCCTCCTGTGTTTTCATCTTCCTTCTTTATGGTTCATAATGCCAACTGAGGTTGTCAGTACAATGAAACCAATCTGGATGGAAGCAAATTATTCTGCCATCTTTCTAAGTCTTTAAGCTGTATATCAAATCTGGGGCTGATCACTTCACACTTGTTTAACCTACCTGTGAGGTTTACAACAATTCTCCCAGCTCtgtgagcagagagacagacagaggcagtgtgtgtatgggtgcactgTTGCAAACaccttccagatgcatgcaccactttgtgcacctagctttatatgggttctggggaattgaacttgggccatcagtctttgtggattaaccactaagccttcttccGAGCTCTGATCTTGAacttatcttcctgcctctacctcccaaatgttttttattttttttgagagagagaaagagggagagaaagaatacgggtgcgccagggctttcagctactatgaaagaactccagacacatgcacacccttgtgcacatgtgcaacactgtgctcttgcgtcactgcatctggctatgtgggaaatggaaatttgaacatgaatttttaggctttacaggcaagcgatttaactgctaagccatctctctagcccttcaacaGATTTTTCCATATCTAGTTTTTGTTGCTGCAGTGCTGGGTATCACATGTAGGtgggcaagcacttgaccaacaAGTTACATCACCAGCCCTGTTTCCCATATTTATGGCAGAAGATAAAAGATGTGTATTTCAAGAAATAGTTGTCAGGGTTGTTGAAGGAGGCCCTGGGGATGCAAACAAGGAAAGAACGTGATGGATAAATAAACGTGATAAGTTCAAGTGCGATTTCAAAGACAAAATTCCAGGAACTTAATGAAAGGAGGAATATGGGGAATCTGACTTCTTTTTAGGATGGGAAAGTAAGGCACTCTGAAGACAATTCCAGTTTGGAACAGTTCTGTGGTCCGTGATGTAAGCCTCAGAACTTAGAAGgaaaatgtgaacctgacagagGAGATATATAAGCCAAGAAACCTCCTCTACAATAGCGTCAAGTCCTTTCTACCTTGAGGACAAAGGGGAAGTAAAAGAAGAACCTCAGATTTGTGGAGTTGGTGCTTCAGTTTAGTGGTCTAAAGAAGTCTCCCATGACTCAGTGCTGAGGGACAGCAACCAGACAACTCATCTCAAACCAAGTATGATATAAGTTGTCTGTTCTCAGAGGATGAAGTACAAGATAGGATGGGCTAGGAAGTCCCCTCCAGGCCCTGTACATACAATTGCTGTATCAGCTGGTAGATCTTGCTAATCTTATTCTAGCCTTAGGAAAGGACATGGTCCAAAGCAAGTCAGCCAGACTGTAAGAAAACTCAACTGTAGCCTCTCTTTTCATAAGACAGCAGCCCAACAAACAGCCAAATGACTGGCATGGGAAAACCAAAGACTCAAATATCTCAGGAAACAGCCAACACCTGCCATGTCTGTAATGCCATACCCTTCCAAGTGATAGAAGTGGCAAGCAATTAGTGAACACAATCTCTAGAGTTCATCACTGACATTAGGACCAACTCTTTCCTTGAAATTCCAAACATTAAgactctaggggctggagagatagcttagtggttaaggcacttgcctgcaaagctaaagaacatcagtctgattccccaggacccatgtaagtcagatgcacaaggtggcacatgcatctggaatttgtctgcagtggctggaagccctggggcacccattcgctctctcactctctctctgcctctttccctctctcaaataaataagtaaataataaagactCTAAAGACTGAAACTGTCTTAAGCTGGTAGCCAAACTCCACACACGCCATTGGAAGTCAGGCTGTTTAAAATCTAGGAAATTATCCACAAGTTTCACTGACTAAATGATCTGGAGGTGCTGCTGAGACATGTACACACCTCCATTCTAagtttggagatatatatatctacatgtattagtttttttttttctgatttaattttttaactagagaaggacagagagagtaagtaagaatgggagtgccagggcctctagccactgcaaatgaactctagatgcatgtgccaccatgtgcatctggcttacatgggacctggagaatggaacctggctagttaggcttcataggcaagtgccttaaccactaagccatctatccagattAAATTTGGATATTTCTAAATTGAACAAATTTCTGGCCCAGGTATTTGGGACCATGTTGCTACAGTGAGTCTCTTCTCTACACACAAGTTCCATGTCAATGAAGAATGACTATCTAACTCTTCAAGGGACAAGGAGGAAGATTGTTGTCCCAGTCCCTGCCATACATTGCATCATCAAAAACTGCTGACCAAGTCCATAACAACCTCACCTCCTCACGTAGCTCATACTGTTCAATCAACTTCTTAAGCCTCTCAGCCAGCTCCATATTCTCTTGGCGGAGCTTGGAGTTACGCTCGTTATGCTGTTCCATTTGCAGCTGAATGTCATTCAGTGTCACCTGGAAGTGTGAGGTCACCTCTTTgcgcttctcctcttcctcccgtGCCCGTTGCACACCTTCTTCCTGGGGAGAGAAGCCAGCCCTGGAACTCACAACTCCATAGCCAGCTACACATGGCAACCCTAACTATTCCACAGACACCATCTGCCAGCAGTCCTTCATGCTGTCAAAATGAGGAGCAGCTAGGCTACAGGGCATCATGCAGTAGGGTTTCGTAATACAGGTGACAATCAGTCACTCCCTAAAAACTGTAAACACACGTTAAGTCCCAATCTGAAGGAGCTTAGATTTCCTAAAGTCTAATTTCCAGATTTcagattcattatttttatttatttatttttgtttttcaaggtagggtctcactgtagctcatgctgacctggaattcactgtgtagcctcagggtggcctcaaactctcggcaatcctacctctgctgcctgagtgctgggattaaagatgtgtatcaccacacctgactattcgtttgtttttttttttttttttttttgaggtacagattcactctgcctccctggtgatgggactgaaggcatgcaccaccacacctgcttattCTTActctattctttttgttgttgttttggtttttttttttttttggttttctaaggtagggtctcactctagctcaggctgacctggaattcactatgaagactcaaggtggcctcgaactcacagcgatcctcctacctctgcctcccaaatgctggaactaaaggtgtgcactactatgcaTGGCTTGGGTCtctagtttttgaggtagggtctcactctagtgcaggctgacctggatttcactatgtagtctcaggctggccttgaactcactgcgatcctcctgcttcagcctcccaagtgctgggattaaaggtgtgcaccaccacgtccggctattcttggcttttttgaggtagggtctcactctagcccaggctgacctggaattcactatgtagtctcagggtgatcctcctacctctgcctcctgagtgctggaattagaggtgtgtaccaccatgcccagctattcttgtttttttgatacaggatcttactctagcccaggtgatctggaattcactatgtagtttcagggtggctttgaactcacagtgatcctcctacctctgcctcctgagtgctgggattaaagatgtgagctaccatacccagcctttttttttttttttttttccttttttgcaaGCTCCAGTGACTCTCAGATCTCTGCTCCCCTCTAGGACAAGGGTTACAGATATgagtggccacacacacctgtttaTGTGGCTCTTGGATATTGAACTTGAATAGCCTCTCAGGCTTCCTCAGGCTATCACGTTTGCACAGGAAATACTtgtaaccatctctctagccctgcattttGGGACTTTTAGCACCTTACCCTTATCTAAAACAAATACATGTCAAGTGGTTACAGCAGTTCTCTCAAAGGCAGGGCATTTCTGGAGACTGTGTTTTTTGagttactattatttatttatttttagagagttgAGGATTGAATGCTAGCTTAACACACCCCCATCCCAGCCAGACGTTTAGACTACTGACTTATATTCCCAGCCCTGGAAAGTGTACTTCTATATTACAAACCTAAGCTActttactctcagggtggccttgaactcagtgatcctcctacctctgcctcccaagggctgggactataggcatgcacAATCATGCCTGGTCTCtggcttattattttttgaatatttttaatttatttgagggaaaaagagagtcagacacagagagaggtgctagggcctccagccactgcaagtcaactccagacgcatgtaccaccttgagcatctggcttacatgggtactggggaatcaaatctgggtccttaggctttgcaggaaaagtgcctaactgctaatccatttctccagcatctagtttttatttgtttatttatttgagagagagagagagagggagagagagaagcaaagagagagagaatgggcatgccagggactccagccactgcaaatgaactccagatgcatgagccacctgtgcatctcacttacatgggtcctcgggaattgaacttaagtcctttggctttgcaggcaagcttcttaaccagtaagccatctctccaacccttattttttctaaggtaggatctcactttagcccaggctgacctggaattcatatagtctcaggctggccttgacccacagtgatcctcccaagtgctgggaatgtgCCATCTTGCCCAGCCtctggcttatttttaaaaaatttacttttatttatttgaaaaagaaagaggcagacagagaatgggcaagccagggcctctggccactgcaaaagaactctagatgcatgtgccactttgtggtttACGTgtatcttggggaattgaacctaggtactttggctttgcat
The genomic region above belongs to Jaculus jaculus isolate mJacJac1 chromosome 5, mJacJac1.mat.Y.cur, whole genome shotgun sequence and contains:
- the Txlna gene encoding alpha-taxilin, with the protein product MKNQDKKNGPVKPSTPKGTTGQPEAGPGEAQGLPSPTAPASEAEGSSGQAPGKTEGAQVKTAQSGVLRDVSEELSRQLEDILSTYCVDNQGGPGENGAQGEPAEPEDAEKSRTYAARNGEPEPGIPVVNGEKETSKGEPGSEEIRASDEVRDRDHRRPQEKKKAKGLGKEITLLMQTLNTLSTPEEKLAALCKKYAELLEEHRNSQKQMKLLQKKQSQLVQEKDHLRGEHSKAVLARSKLESLCRELQRHNRSLKEEGVQRAREEEEKRKEVTSHFQVTLNDIQLQMEQHNERNSKLRQENMELAERLKKLIEQYELREEHIDKVFKHKDLQQQLVDAKLQQAQEMLKEAEERHQREKDFLLKEAVESQRMCELMKQQETHLKQQLALYTEKFEEFQNTLSKSSEVFTTFKQEMEKMTKKIKKLEKETTMYRSRWESSNKALLEMAEEKTLRDKELESLQVKIQRLEKLCRALQTERNDLNKRVQDLSAGGQGPLTDIGPERRLEAATASKEQGGEGLGAQTPSSPRATETSGCTGALSTEGTGQTGPQEPTIATA